A stretch of the Acetomicrobium thermoterrenum DSM 13490 genome encodes the following:
- a CDS encoding S-methyl thiohydantoin desulfurase domain-containing protein — translation MSNSDILITEDMVDAIALGGCLLGGGGGGSMAEGIKLAKAALKHGQVLLKDINTIDPESVVLTSSAVGAPSSSEAFVTDQDHQRTVELCQAVGVSGINAFITNECGGGSIFNGWVPAAILGLPLLDAPCNGRAHPTGLMGSMGLHRIKDYVSVQSAVGGNPKTGKHLEAVFKGTLDSASSLVRQCAVYAGGLVAVARNPVKASFVKDHGAPGAIKLALKLGEAMMKLKSSGPEAIASASMDILGGNVITASRVRDKKLVSEGGFDHGKIVLEDGHEITFWNEYMTLECNGKRISTFPDLIMTLDGESGVPATSAEVRKDQMVIVVSASAKNLILGEGMRCKELFEPIEKVIGKEIISYLTL, via the coding sequence TTGAGCAATAGCGATATCTTGATAACCGAAGATATGGTAGACGCCATAGCCCTTGGCGGTTGTCTGCTTGGCGGAGGCGGTGGCGGTTCTATGGCAGAGGGAATTAAGCTTGCAAAGGCAGCACTGAAACATGGCCAAGTTTTATTGAAGGATATTAATACCATTGACCCCGAATCAGTTGTATTGACCTCCTCTGCCGTCGGAGCCCCGTCGTCGAGCGAAGCCTTTGTGACAGACCAAGATCACCAGCGTACGGTCGAACTGTGTCAAGCGGTAGGCGTTTCTGGGATAAACGCATTCATCACCAACGAGTGCGGAGGGGGATCCATCTTCAACGGGTGGGTTCCGGCTGCCATATTGGGCCTGCCGCTGCTGGATGCCCCATGCAACGGGCGGGCCCATCCTACGGGTTTGATGGGTTCTATGGGGTTGCACCGAATTAAAGATTACGTTTCAGTCCAGAGTGCCGTTGGAGGGAATCCCAAAACTGGAAAGCACTTGGAAGCAGTTTTCAAGGGTACACTAGATTCTGCTTCTTCTTTGGTAAGACAATGCGCGGTCTATGCGGGTGGCCTCGTAGCTGTGGCAAGAAATCCAGTGAAGGCATCCTTCGTAAAAGACCATGGTGCTCCGGGTGCAATAAAGCTGGCTTTAAAGTTGGGTGAGGCCATGATGAAGCTAAAATCAAGCGGCCCAGAGGCTATAGCTTCTGCTTCGATGGATATTTTAGGAGGTAACGTAATCACAGCTTCCCGTGTAAGGGATAAGAAACTCGTCTCCGAAGGTGGATTTGATCACGGAAAGATAGTATTGGAAGATGGACATGAAATAACGTTTTGGAACGAATACATGACATTAGAGTGTAACGGCAAACGTATCAGCACCTTTCCGGATCTCATCATGACGCTTGATGGAGAAAGTGGCGTTCCCGCAACAAGTGCTGAGGTTCGCAAAGATCAAATGGTAATAGTCGTATCAGCTTCGGCCAAAAACCTAATTTTGGGTGAAGGCATGCGGTGTAAAGAGCTTTTTGAACCGATAGAAAAGGTCATTGGAAAAGAAATAATAAGCTACT
- a CDS encoding aspartate/glutamate racemase family protein: MVVKKTKVALIRVLTTNDKDLLELHGKKVMSWFPELEVVSRCIPDQPEGIHDDATEQMAVPKVVNLAKEFESEGFDGILISCAGDPAVNELKDVLSIPVVGAGRTTACIALSFNLPIGVLGITGEVPVGMKAVLCDRMIAWTKPSGVTSTLDLMTTTGKLSTLNAVEELKQKGVKVLALACTGMTTIGVAPLIAKETGLIVVDPLKAAAAALWTVLKEGGN; the protein is encoded by the coding sequence ATGGTGGTAAAAAAGACAAAAGTAGCTCTAATAAGGGTACTTACCACAAACGATAAGGATTTGCTCGAACTTCACGGGAAAAAGGTGATGTCATGGTTTCCGGAACTTGAGGTGGTATCGCGCTGTATTCCGGATCAGCCTGAAGGCATACACGACGACGCAACAGAGCAGATGGCCGTTCCAAAGGTCGTAAATTTGGCAAAGGAATTTGAAAGTGAAGGGTTCGATGGAATATTAATAAGCTGTGCAGGAGACCCTGCAGTAAACGAACTTAAAGATGTGCTTTCGATACCCGTAGTGGGTGCAGGGAGGACGACAGCCTGCATCGCCCTTTCCTTTAATCTCCCCATTGGTGTCTTAGGTATTACAGGTGAAGTGCCCGTGGGCATGAAGGCGGTATTGTGTGATCGCATGATAGCTTGGACAAAACCCAGCGGTGTAACTTCGACGCTTGATTTGATGACCACCACGGGCAAGTTGAGCACGCTAAATGCGGTCGAGGAACTAAAGCAGAAAGGTGTCAAAGTGCTCGCTTTAGCCTGCACTGGTATGACAACCATAGGCGTAGCGCCTTTGATCGCTAAAGAAACGGGTCTAATTGTAGTAGATCCGCTCAAGGCGGCTGCAGCTGCCCTTTGGACGGTTTTAAAAGAAGGAGGTAATTGA
- a CDS encoding OPT/YSL family transporter — MYQRSSLHAKAIEKETFLISLIVTFFSAIICMQIISRIGITPNTSIIGALIAMSIARIPLNALRKFRNLDRQNLIQTMTSGGGFAAANCGLLAAGILYAFGDLKLLIPMVLGSAIATILGMYFVYKVYDSEMYPASGSWPPGVATAAALVAGDEGGAKAKTLFQGILLGAVGTALRIKPVLPSGLPMAGVGIAFIANPYAMIALGIGLIVRGYFPIFSSFMSSLGISGLPVDLGKTYIPHGVMIGAGLVSLIQAMVIIFRKGASSDKNLNNTENNEYIPTVSPSQTKKAIFVSFVLFIAGALALAFISGVYTEMAASKLALWVFWSGISALIAPILVGLCAMHSGWFPGFAITIIFLTIGLFMNFPPLALALLSGYVASTGPCFADMGYDLKTGWIIRGMGKNIPYELDGRRQQFISEAIGGIVAMIAVAVFMNMHFKLDLIPPVSRAFAVTIKAGSSPQILRELIIWAIPGAIIQFVGKAKRALGILFATGLLINNPIYGIGLLIAVAIRRIYEKTHKEKMELYGAGFIAGDGIYGFFFSIGRSFGWW; from the coding sequence ATGTACCAAAGATCTAGTCTACATGCAAAAGCAATAGAAAAAGAAACGTTTTTGATAAGTCTAATTGTTACGTTTTTTTCAGCCATTATATGTATGCAAATAATCTCGCGAATCGGCATAACTCCCAACACTTCAATAATCGGCGCCTTGATAGCTATGTCTATAGCAAGAATTCCTCTTAATGCTTTACGTAAGTTTAGAAATCTTGATCGACAAAACCTTATTCAAACCATGACCTCTGGCGGAGGATTTGCAGCTGCTAATTGTGGTCTTCTGGCCGCGGGTATTTTGTATGCCTTTGGTGATTTAAAGTTGCTTATTCCCATGGTTTTAGGGAGCGCTATTGCAACTATTTTGGGAATGTATTTTGTTTATAAGGTTTATGATTCTGAAATGTATCCTGCGAGTGGCTCATGGCCACCTGGTGTTGCTACTGCAGCTGCATTAGTTGCTGGAGATGAAGGTGGTGCCAAGGCAAAAACTTTATTTCAAGGGATATTATTGGGTGCTGTGGGTACTGCATTAAGAATCAAACCAGTACTTCCAAGCGGACTTCCAATGGCGGGAGTAGGCATTGCATTTATAGCTAATCCATATGCAATGATTGCATTAGGTATAGGCTTAATCGTTAGAGGGTATTTCCCTATTTTTTCATCATTTATGTCATCATTGGGAATAAGCGGTTTGCCAGTTGATTTGGGCAAAACTTACATACCCCATGGTGTTATGATTGGTGCCGGATTAGTTTCTCTGATTCAAGCAATGGTTATCATATTTAGAAAGGGTGCTTCGAGTGATAAAAATCTAAATAATACCGAAAACAATGAATATATACCTACGGTGTCTCCTTCACAAACTAAGAAGGCCATTTTTGTGTCTTTTGTCCTTTTTATCGCGGGAGCGTTAGCCTTGGCGTTTATCTCCGGTGTATATACAGAAATGGCGGCCTCAAAATTGGCTCTGTGGGTTTTTTGGTCTGGTATATCTGCGCTCATTGCGCCAATACTTGTAGGTTTGTGTGCCATGCACTCCGGATGGTTTCCAGGTTTTGCTATCACAATCATATTTTTAACCATAGGTTTATTTATGAACTTTCCTCCTTTAGCTCTAGCTTTGCTTTCCGGATATGTGGCAAGTACGGGTCCTTGCTTTGCCGACATGGGTTATGACTTAAAGACGGGTTGGATCATAAGGGGGATGGGTAAAAATATTCCTTATGAGCTGGATGGAAGGCGACAACAGTTTATATCCGAAGCAATAGGTGGCATAGTCGCTATGATTGCTGTGGCTGTGTTTATGAATATGCATTTTAAACTTGATTTGATTCCCCCTGTGAGCCGTGCCTTCGCCGTCACCATTAAAGCCGGTTCAAGCCCGCAAATTTTGAGAGAACTTATCATATGGGCAATACCTGGAGCAATAATTCAGTTTGTTGGCAAGGCAAAACGGGCATTGGGCATACTTTTTGCCACCGGGTTGCTTATAAACAATCCAATTTATGGAATAGGTCTTTTGATTGCTGTAGCTATAAGACGTATTTATGAAAAGACACACAAGGAAAAGATGGAGCTTTACGGCGCTGGATTCATTGCGGGTGACGGTATATACGGATTCTTCTTTTCTATAGGGAGGAGTTTTGGATGGTGGTAA
- a CDS encoding PucR family transcriptional regulator, with translation MISVREMLKLPALSGSYLLAGQNGLDRKIKYLDILEVPDAENWLAPDEFLLTTAFAFKDSKDGLKKIITAGADKKVAGFGIKLGRYINVLPEQVIQIANSYSMPIISLPTHIPYVEIIKEVMSKIIKSEENTEKSIEKADLLIQLINDETETAFDELESFGWERGTPIRIGLLSSSPCFSDEEISLFRYILLKSDLDFILASQQEDILMLLRDTQIGNLYNAIHSFESRLECKKILLSLSEPRPFSKCIRHCLYEAKIAIKIAKILGYSSYIIPFSDVKLLSLILEHPQIKDLVLVASNMLSPLIEHDNLKGSELFETLKVYLESGRNQQTASSLLNIHRNTLKYRIKQIEDLLGNQYLADQNTPLLWLAIFLCSTLHNKTDFD, from the coding sequence ATGATTTCAGTTCGCGAGATGTTGAAATTGCCAGCTCTTTCGGGTTCGTATCTTTTAGCTGGCCAGAATGGGCTTGATAGAAAAATTAAATACTTAGATATTTTAGAGGTACCAGACGCTGAGAATTGGCTTGCTCCTGACGAATTCCTCCTCACTACCGCATTCGCATTCAAAGATAGTAAAGATGGATTGAAAAAAATAATAACAGCAGGAGCGGATAAAAAAGTAGCTGGATTTGGCATTAAATTAGGACGATATATAAATGTCCTTCCTGAACAAGTTATCCAAATTGCAAACAGTTATTCTATGCCAATAATTAGCCTGCCCACTCATATTCCATATGTAGAAATTATAAAAGAAGTCATGAGCAAAATTATTAAATCCGAGGAAAATACCGAAAAAAGCATTGAAAAAGCTGACCTACTTATTCAGCTGATTAATGATGAAACTGAAACAGCCTTTGATGAATTAGAATCATTCGGATGGGAAAGAGGTACTCCCATTCGAATAGGCCTTTTATCGTCATCACCTTGTTTTAGTGATGAAGAAATTTCTTTATTTAGATATATTTTACTCAAATCAGACTTGGATTTTATCCTAGCCTCTCAACAAGAGGATATACTTATGCTTTTACGCGACACACAAATAGGTAATTTATATAATGCAATTCATTCATTTGAAAGTAGATTAGAATGTAAAAAAATATTGCTTAGTTTGAGTGAACCCAGACCGTTTTCTAAATGCATAAGGCATTGCCTATATGAGGCAAAAATTGCTATAAAAATTGCAAAAATTCTTGGATATAGCAGTTATATAATTCCATTTTCTGATGTTAAATTGTTATCTCTGATTCTTGAACATCCTCAAATTAAAGATCTCGTTTTAGTTGCCTCGAATATGCTTTCTCCCCTTATAGAGCATGACAACCTTAAGGGATCAGAGCTTTTTGAAACGCTAAAAGTTTATCTGGAATCTGGAAGAAATCAACAAACAGCATCATCGCTTCTTAATATTCATAGAAACACGTTAAAATATCGCATCAAGCAGATTGAAGATCTTCTTGGAAATCAATATCTTGCAGACCAAAACACACCTCTTTTGTGGCTCGCCATCTTTTTGTGTTCCACTTTACATAATAAAACCGACTTTGATTAA
- a CDS encoding cytosine permease, with amino-acid sequence MQEREELILNPVPQEERTGWKAPLFNILGCNIAISELMVGGALIAGMTLKDMALASIIGNLLLVAILSIQGYIGYKEGLNTYILAKGAFGDVGGKFVISLILGITSFGWFGVQAGVAGLSIQKIFPGLNFTVTTIVIGFLMVIVAAYGFKTMAIFNYIAIPPLIILLIWGLIKTIGINNIESIGSYMPAQHISLKDGINMVVGLIIVGAVISPDYLRYAKKSMDIFMVGFIGFAIISIFQQIAAGVIAMQAPTWDITEVLAQLGFNWIAFAILLLAAWSTNLSNAYSGGLALKNLFPKYSRITLTFVAGLIGTGIAALGIVFKFQSFLGFLSMMIPSIAGVMWVEYYIIQGRQFRVREGINVPAFFAWFLGFLISFLSTKYQYGLPPINGIISASILYLVFARLFRLADK; translated from the coding sequence ATGCAAGAACGAGAAGAATTAATATTAAACCCTGTTCCACAGGAGGAACGCACCGGGTGGAAAGCCCCTCTCTTTAATATACTAGGATGCAATATTGCAATTTCGGAACTAATGGTTGGCGGAGCCCTAATAGCTGGTATGACCCTTAAGGATATGGCACTCGCTTCCATAATAGGCAATCTTTTGTTAGTAGCAATATTATCTATCCAAGGATATATTGGATATAAGGAAGGGTTAAATACTTATATCCTTGCAAAGGGAGCTTTTGGTGATGTAGGTGGAAAATTTGTTATTTCCTTAATTTTGGGGATTACCAGCTTTGGATGGTTCGGGGTTCAAGCTGGGGTTGCGGGGTTATCAATTCAAAAGATTTTTCCTGGCCTTAATTTTACAGTCACTACTATTGTAATCGGATTTTTGATGGTAATTGTAGCAGCATATGGTTTTAAAACAATGGCTATCTTTAATTATATTGCAATACCACCGTTAATAATTTTATTAATATGGGGATTAATTAAAACTATAGGCATTAATAACATTGAATCAATTGGTTCATATATGCCTGCTCAGCATATTAGTCTAAAGGATGGTATCAATATGGTTGTAGGTCTGATTATCGTTGGAGCAGTAATATCACCAGATTACCTTCGTTACGCAAAAAAATCTATGGATATTTTTATGGTTGGATTCATAGGCTTCGCAATTATATCTATCTTTCAACAAATTGCAGCTGGAGTAATTGCAATGCAGGCTCCCACTTGGGATATTACAGAAGTTCTAGCACAGCTAGGGTTCAACTGGATAGCTTTTGCAATTTTGCTATTAGCTGCGTGGTCCACAAATTTGTCTAACGCATATTCAGGAGGCTTGGCACTTAAAAACCTTTTTCCTAAATATAGCAGAATTACATTAACATTTGTTGCTGGTTTAATAGGAACTGGTATCGCAGCTTTAGGCATTGTTTTTAAATTTCAAAGCTTTCTTGGATTTTTAAGCATGATGATACCCTCGATTGCCGGTGTAATGTGGGTGGAGTACTACATTATTCAAGGAAGACAATTTAGGGTCCGTGAAGGTATTAATGTTCCAGCGTTCTTTGCTTGGTTTCTAGGATTTTTAATATCTTTCCTTTCAACAAAATATCAATACGGCTTACCACCGATAAACGGCATCATAAGCGCAAGCATTTTATATCTTGTTTTTGCCCGTTTGTTTCGTCTTGCTGATAAATAA
- a CDS encoding nitrilase-related carbon-nitrogen hydrolase: MSRIVNIGIVQMDSKLGDVSYNIDHAKRLIHDAVKAGANIICLPELFATGYNLDVLKDSIVKLSIQYYEQICQEISDIAKCNKVYIIAPFGEKGAISGVVYNSALLFDDEGAMMGSFAKTHLWALERLYFKEGSRYPVFETKYGKIGIMICYDAGFPEACRSLCLKGAEMVFVPAAWRKQDKDMWDLNLRQRSLENLLFTVGVNRVGVEEDLHLFGGSKICNPRSEVICELPIDKEDVTVFSIDLDEVVDQRIQIPYLRDRKPWLYTKLVEM; this comes from the coding sequence ATGTCAAGGATAGTAAATATCGGGATCGTTCAAATGGATTCAAAGCTGGGAGATGTGTCGTACAATATCGATCATGCCAAAAGGTTGATCCATGATGCTGTAAAGGCGGGCGCAAACATAATATGTTTGCCAGAGCTTTTTGCTACTGGATATAATTTGGACGTTCTTAAAGACAGCATTGTGAAGCTAAGCATTCAATATTACGAACAAATTTGCCAAGAAATTTCTGATATCGCTAAATGTAATAAAGTTTACATAATTGCTCCCTTTGGCGAGAAAGGGGCCATTTCAGGAGTAGTATATAATTCTGCCTTACTATTTGACGACGAAGGAGCGATGATGGGAAGCTTTGCGAAGACACACCTTTGGGCATTGGAGCGATTGTATTTTAAAGAAGGATCAAGATATCCCGTTTTTGAAACGAAATACGGCAAAATCGGCATAATGATTTGTTACGATGCCGGTTTTCCAGAAGCTTGTAGGAGTTTATGCCTCAAAGGAGCTGAAATGGTCTTCGTGCCGGCCGCATGGAGAAAGCAGGACAAAGATATGTGGGATTTGAACCTTCGACAAAGATCCCTTGAAAACCTCTTATTCACAGTTGGTGTCAATAGAGTAGGAGTAGAGGAGGATTTACACTTATTTGGGGGCAGCAAAATATGTAACCCTAGGAGTGAAGTAATATGCGAGTTGCCTATCGACAAGGAAGATGTCACGGTTTTTAGCATCGATTTAGACGAGGTAGTTGACCAAAGAATCCAAATACCGTATCTCAGGGACAGGAAGCCATGGCTATACACAAAACTTGTTGAAATGTAA
- a CDS encoding aspartate/glutamate racemase family protein, whose product MADAKKLMYISPIGYSFLDDQIKYYILKYVENCTICATSLTKAPYHLEYLYYSALIAPELLNKIRQAEIDGFDAAIIGCFYDPFLYEAREMSNKLVVTAPCEASLSIAVKLGATFSIIVGRRKMIPYMRENVRKYGFESKLASFRSVELGVLDFQDKKDLAEERILREAERAVKEDGAEVVVLGCTKEFGFFQKVQDNLGVPVIDSMIAACKEAEYLVSCKNMLNWTTSKVGAYETPKDSEIRQWKLDKYFHIPMQ is encoded by the coding sequence ATGGCGGATGCAAAGAAATTAATGTACATTAGCCCTATAGGTTATAGTTTTTTAGATGACCAGATAAAATATTATATCCTTAAATATGTGGAAAATTGTACAATATGTGCAACCTCTCTTACAAAGGCTCCTTATCACCTAGAATATCTTTATTATTCAGCGTTAATTGCTCCTGAGCTGTTGAATAAAATAAGACAGGCAGAGATCGACGGATTTGATGCTGCAATTATTGGGTGTTTTTATGACCCATTCCTATATGAAGCCAGAGAGATGAGCAATAAACTTGTGGTTACAGCACCATGTGAAGCATCACTATCGATAGCCGTTAAGTTAGGAGCTACCTTTTCTATAATAGTAGGGCGTCGAAAGATGATTCCCTATATGAGAGAAAACGTAAGGAAATACGGGTTTGAAAGTAAGCTTGCATCATTTCGCTCGGTTGAGCTAGGTGTCCTTGATTTTCAAGATAAAAAGGATCTTGCAGAAGAAAGGATTCTGAGAGAAGCAGAACGTGCAGTGAAAGAAGATGGCGCAGAAGTTGTTGTTTTAGGATGCACCAAAGAGTTTGGGTTCTTTCAAAAGGTTCAGGACAATCTTGGGGTACCAGTGATAGATTCCATGATAGCTGCATGTAAGGAAGCCGAATATTTGGTAAGTTGCAAAAATATGTTGAACTGGACGACGAGTAAAGTGGGAGCTTACGAAACGCCTAAAGACAGCGAAATACGTCAATGGAAGCTTGACAAATATTTCCATATACCCATGCAATGA
- a CDS encoding ABC transporter ATP-binding protein: MDIPILKLSMLKKYFPYKKGSFVKAVDGVSLEIFRGETLGLVGESGSGKSTVAYTVVGMYEPTNGQILYNNQDISSLYKFRSNEIKGKIRIVFQDPNSSLNPRRTIRQILSTPLKLHKNNRYKGFPASPEALLEEVGLSSIYAYRFSRSLSGGERQLVAIAHAIATNPDLVLLDEPTSALDVSIQAKVINRLMDLQNRYKLSYLFITHDLSLMRNVAHRVAIMYLGKICEIARTKEFFEKPLHPYTQMLLSSIPVVTDEEEQLKPKKITSRGEIPSPVNIPPGCSFHLRCPFATDQCKKLDPDMKELEAHHYVRCHLY, encoded by the coding sequence TTGGACATTCCTATTTTAAAGTTGAGCATGTTGAAGAAATATTTTCCATATAAAAAAGGTAGCTTTGTAAAGGCAGTTGACGGGGTAAGCTTAGAAATATTTCGAGGAGAAACGTTGGGCTTAGTTGGAGAGTCTGGTTCAGGCAAAAGCACCGTTGCCTATACCGTTGTGGGGATGTATGAGCCTACAAATGGTCAAATACTATACAATAACCAAGATATATCATCGCTTTATAAATTTAGATCCAATGAAATTAAAGGTAAGATACGTATCGTCTTTCAAGATCCTAATTCCTCATTGAATCCCAGAAGGACAATAAGACAAATATTGTCTACTCCGTTGAAATTGCATAAAAATAATAGATACAAAGGATTTCCTGCATCTCCTGAAGCCCTTTTAGAAGAAGTAGGGTTGTCTTCAATCTATGCATATCGATTTTCGAGGTCGTTGAGCGGCGGAGAGCGTCAACTGGTTGCTATAGCTCATGCAATTGCAACAAACCCCGATTTAGTGCTTTTGGATGAGCCTACCTCTGCTCTGGATGTATCAATACAGGCAAAAGTTATAAATCGCTTGATGGACCTACAAAACAGATATAAATTGTCATATCTTTTTATAACCCATGATCTCAGCTTAATGAGAAACGTGGCTCATAGAGTTGCGATAATGTATCTGGGCAAAATTTGCGAGATTGCTCGAACCAAGGAATTTTTCGAGAAGCCGCTGCACCCATATACACAAATGTTACTCTCCTCAATTCCGGTCGTTACCGATGAGGAAGAACAGCTTAAGCCTAAAAAAATAACTTCAAGAGGCGAAATTCCCAGTCCTGTAAATATTCCTCCCGGTTGCAGCTTTCACCTTAGGTGTCCGTTTGCAACGGATCAATGCAAAAAGCTAGATCCAGATATGAAGGAATTAGAAGCCCATCATTATGTTCGTTGTCACTTATATTAA
- a CDS encoding ABC transporter ATP-binding protein translates to MSSEVLLEVKNLNVYYRVYEGLMHVLDDVSFSLVEGERLGLVGETGCGKTTTFRALLRVLDSNASSKGDILYKGCNVNKMSQTELLNTRRTEMSMIFQDPTSSLNPVFTVGEQISSVIRANLQAKRINYSENDVKDIALKALSDVLLPDPERIFDAYPFQLSGGMRQRICIAMSVATDRKLLLADEPGTSLDVTIQAQILGLLNNLVKTTGMSVILATHSLGVVRETTDRVCIMYGGEIVEIGPTRSLFANPSHPYTRALLACVPKLTGEGIAEGIPGEMVSYLNPPKGCRFQPRCSFCNEDCNRTKPKLTLYEDDHYVACHKADL, encoded by the coding sequence ATGAGTAGCGAAGTGTTATTGGAAGTCAAAAACCTTAACGTGTATTACAGGGTTTACGAAGGTTTGATGCATGTTTTGGACGATGTTTCTTTTTCTCTTGTCGAGGGCGAAAGGCTTGGTTTAGTGGGAGAGACAGGCTGTGGCAAGACAACCACCTTTAGGGCATTACTTAGAGTTCTTGATAGTAATGCTAGCTCTAAGGGTGACATTTTGTATAAAGGGTGCAATGTTAACAAGATGAGTCAAACAGAATTGCTAAATACGAGAAGGACAGAGATGTCTATGATATTTCAGGATCCGACCAGTTCTTTAAATCCGGTTTTTACAGTTGGTGAACAAATATCTTCTGTCATAAGGGCAAACTTGCAGGCTAAAAGGATAAATTACAGCGAAAATGATGTTAAGGACATAGCGCTCAAGGCCTTATCTGACGTCCTTTTGCCGGATCCTGAAAGAATTTTTGATGCATATCCTTTTCAGTTAAGTGGCGGGATGAGACAGCGGATATGCATAGCTATGTCAGTGGCAACCGATAGAAAGCTTTTGTTGGCTGATGAACCCGGTACGTCATTGGATGTCACTATACAAGCACAGATTTTGGGTCTCCTTAATAATTTAGTTAAAACTACTGGCATGTCGGTCATTTTGGCTACTCACTCCTTAGGGGTCGTCAGGGAAACTACTGACCGCGTCTGCATCATGTATGGTGGTGAGATTGTAGAAATAGGTCCTACCCGCTCTCTTTTCGCAAATCCATCTCACCCTTATACAAGGGCGTTATTGGCATGCGTTCCTAAATTGACAGGAGAAGGCATAGCTGAAGGTATACCGGGAGAGATGGTAAGTTATCTGAATCCGCCTAAGGGATGTAGATTTCAACCACGATGTTCTTTTTGCAATGAAGATTGCAACAGGACAAAGCCAAAATTAACTCTGTATGAGGACGATCACTACGTTGCATGCCATAAGGCTGATCTCTAA
- a CDS encoding ABC transporter permease encodes MNDRRRDNFVSFSDKSKRAWYRLSKNKLSVVGFAGVVVIVLVAIFAPFIAPYPTHAGKVVDFLNANQPPSLAHLCGTDPMGRDVFSRIIFALRSTLLMGVVVLSISVPFGTTMGLIGGYFQGSLIDSLITRLTDIFLAVPPLILALSVAALLKPNLMNAMLAITITWWTWYARLAYGMAVTLNREYYVRSAQLLGASWVHIIFREMLPNCLSPILTKMTLDMGIVIMTAAALSFVGLGEQPPTPALGTMISDGAKYMPTQWWLTVFPALAIMIIVLSFNLLGDGFRDLFSTEEKQ; translated from the coding sequence ATGAACGACAGAAGGCGTGACAATTTTGTAAGCTTTAGCGATAAGTCTAAAAGAGCTTGGTATAGGTTATCAAAGAATAAGTTATCTGTTGTAGGTTTTGCGGGCGTTGTTGTGATAGTTTTGGTTGCCATATTTGCCCCTTTTATTGCACCTTATCCAACTCATGCCGGTAAAGTAGTCGATTTTTTGAATGCAAATCAACCTCCCAGTCTAGCACATTTATGTGGCACCGATCCCATGGGAAGAGATGTATTTAGCCGTATAATATTTGCCCTTAGGTCGACCTTATTAATGGGAGTCGTTGTACTAAGTATTTCAGTCCCCTTTGGGACAACTATGGGTTTAATAGGGGGTTATTTCCAAGGTTCATTAATCGATTCTTTAATTACTCGGCTTACAGACATCTTTCTTGCCGTTCCACCTTTAATCCTGGCGTTATCGGTTGCAGCACTTCTCAAACCAAATCTAATGAATGCCATGCTGGCTATAACCATTACGTGGTGGACATGGTATGCCCGGTTAGCTTATGGTATGGCAGTTACCTTAAATAGGGAGTATTATGTTCGCTCAGCGCAACTACTGGGGGCCAGTTGGGTGCATATCATTTTCAGAGAAATGCTTCCCAATTGTTTGTCTCCTATACTGACGAAGATGACCCTGGATATGGGCATAGTAATCATGACGGCAGCTGCGCTAAGCTTTGTTGGTTTGGGTGAACAGCCACCAACACCAGCTCTTGGAACTATGATATCTGATGGAGCCAAGTATATGCCTACACAGTGGTGGCTAACTGTATTTCCTGCGCTCGCTATTATGATCATCGTACTTTCGTTTAATTTGTTGGGAGATGGGTTTAGAGATCTCTTCTCGACGGAGGAAAAACAATGA